A stretch of the Oceanicola sp. D3 genome encodes the following:
- a CDS encoding polysaccharide biosynthesis/export family protein produces the protein MINVFRPLVVFLLLAACSLPRGAAISNEVLRAQNSDNPQIAVYPVTRALLPRFSSWPYTGKSIRSDGWLRGSGRTGEPRIRPYDRVDLIVWDSEENSLIAPTGAKLVEMKNLRVSQSGHIYVPYLGRQRIAGKTQEAARHQLETQMIDVVPSAQVQLSVLPGTGSAVSLVGGVNAPGTVALPDGGFTVLGLIAQGGGPQATLRNPRVRLVRGGHTYATSLQRLYDDPRLDTTLVGGDKVMLVSDDRYFRALGASGKEQLIYFEKEQISALDAMSLIGGLEDSRANPKGVLILRQYSPRSVRADGVKGPQNTRTVFTIDLTSADGLFSAEKFAIHPQDTVLVTESPVTSARTVFALVGSAVGVSNQISN, from the coding sequence GTGATCAACGTTTTCCGACCTTTGGTGGTCTTTCTGCTGCTTGCGGCCTGTTCGCTGCCACGCGGCGCTGCAATCTCCAACGAGGTGCTGCGGGCGCAAAACTCGGACAACCCGCAAATCGCCGTTTATCCGGTGACCCGCGCCCTGCTGCCGCGCTTTTCCTCTTGGCCCTATACCGGCAAGAGCATTCGCTCTGACGGGTGGCTGCGCGGCTCGGGACGCACGGGGGAACCGCGGATCAGGCCCTATGACAGGGTTGATCTGATTGTCTGGGATTCGGAGGAAAACTCGCTCATCGCACCGACCGGCGCGAAGCTGGTGGAGATGAAGAACCTCCGCGTCAGCCAGAGCGGCCACATCTATGTGCCCTACCTTGGTCGGCAGCGGATTGCGGGCAAGACGCAAGAGGCCGCGCGTCACCAGTTGGAAACCCAGATGATTGATGTCGTGCCATCGGCGCAGGTGCAGCTTTCGGTCTTGCCCGGCACGGGCAGTGCGGTTTCGCTCGTGGGGGGCGTGAATGCGCCCGGCACCGTGGCGCTGCCTGATGGCGGCTTTACCGTGCTTGGGCTGATCGCGCAGGGCGGCGGCCCGCAGGCCACGCTGCGCAACCCGCGCGTGCGGCTTGTGCGCGGCGGGCACACCTATGCCACCTCCCTGCAACGGCTCTACGATGATCCGCGCCTCGACACGACGCTGGTGGGCGGCGACAAGGTGATGCTGGTGTCGGATGATCGCTACTTCCGCGCACTGGGGGCCAGCGGAAAAGAGCAGCTGATCTACTTCGAGAAAGAGCAGATTTCGGCGCTTGATGCGATGTCACTGATCGGCGGGCTGGAAGACTCGCGGGCCAACCCCAAGGGCGTGCTGATCTTGCGGCAGTATAGCCCGCGCTCCGTGCGGGCGGACGGGGTGAAAGGGCCGCAGAACACGCGGACCGTTTTCACCATCGACCTGACCAGCGCGGACGGGCTCTTCTCGGCCGAGAAATTCGCGATTCATCCGCAGGACACGGTGCTTGTGACGGAGAGCCCGGTGACCAGTGCGCGCACTGTCTTTGCGCTCGTAGGCAGTGCCGTGGGCGTCAGCAATCAGATTTCGAACTGA
- a CDS encoding BadF/BadG/BcrA/BcrD ATPase family protein, translating to MSRARAIGCDGGGSGARLALVWDGLRHEVCGGPANVTSDFAGAVAEVSGLLHRAAQLAGVSLEDLRGVPAHFALAGVVDERVATRVAAALPLEGVVEEDRRAAVRGALGERPGHVAGIGTGSYLARQGPDGFETIGGHGLVLGDEASGAWMGRALLKAVLAVEDGVEPATALTRQIAEEMGGVSGIVAFAAEAGPSDFAALAPRLLDAKTDSAARHIIVAGADYIARGLLALGWKEGGAICLIGGIGGKYADFLPTQMQKALVGAEGSALDGALALAMEQDG from the coding sequence ATGAGCAGAGCGCGGGCAATAGGATGTGACGGCGGAGGCAGCGGTGCGCGGCTGGCGCTGGTGTGGGATGGCCTGCGCCACGAGGTTTGTGGCGGGCCGGCCAATGTGACGAGCGACTTTGCGGGCGCCGTGGCGGAGGTTTCGGGGCTGTTGCACAGGGCGGCACAGCTTGCCGGGGTGTCGCTGGAAGATCTGCGCGGCGTGCCGGCTCATTTTGCGCTCGCGGGAGTGGTGGATGAGCGGGTGGCCACGCGGGTGGCGGCGGCGCTTCCGCTGGAGGGCGTGGTGGAGGAAGACCGGCGCGCTGCGGTGCGCGGGGCTTTGGGCGAGCGGCCCGGCCATGTTGCGGGCATCGGCACCGGGTCTTACCTCGCCCGGCAGGGGCCGGACGGGTTTGAGACCATTGGCGGACACGGTCTGGTGCTGGGTGATGAGGCCTCGGGCGCATGGATGGGCCGGGCGCTGCTGAAGGCGGTGCTGGCGGTGGAGGACGGGGTGGAGCCTGCCACCGCGCTGACACGGCAGATTGCCGAAGAGATGGGCGGGGTCTCTGGCATTGTGGCCTTTGCCGCTGAGGCGGGGCCGAGCGATTTTGCCGCCCTCGCGCCAAGGCTTCTCGACGCCAAAACAGATTCGGCGGCGCGGCACATCATTGTTGCAGGTGCCGATTACATTGCGCGCGGCCTTCTGGCGTTGGGCTGGAAAGAGGGCGGGGCGATTTGCCTGATCGGGGGCATCGGCGGCAAATACGCCGATTTTCTGCCCACGCAGATGCAGAAGGCGCTGGTGGGGGCCGAAGGTTCGGCACTGGATGGGGCATTGGCTCTGGCGATGGAGCAGGACGGATGA
- the nagA gene encoding N-acetylglucosamine-6-phosphate deacetylase translates to MTATAYIAGAVHDGAALRRGVALVVQGLQVVTLAEPGDLPEGCAIVETGAEILAPGFVDLQVNGGGGVMLNDGPSLTRLETMARAHAACGTTSILPTLITATPEVTAAALDLAGAVVRGVIGLHLEGPHLDPVRAGAHSPALIREMGEDDLRRLLAAPGRLKVTLAPASVSPAQVTRLVADGVLVSLGHSDCSYEEARRYVEAGATCVTHLFNAMSQLGSREPGLVGAALAEGRVSAGVICDGIHVHAETLRMAQRAKQGPGRLFLVSDAMACAGSDIGSFTLDGREILRRDGRLTLADGTLAGADLVMAQAVRNAVRLVGLSVEEAIAMATGIPAALVEAEVGRLRPKAPADFVALDAELNVQRVWQAGSEL, encoded by the coding sequence ATGACTGCAACCGCCTATATTGCCGGGGCCGTGCATGACGGCGCGGCGCTGCGCCGGGGCGTGGCGCTGGTGGTGCAGGGGCTGCAGGTGGTGACGCTGGCCGAGCCGGGCGATCTGCCCGAGGGCTGCGCGATTGTGGAGACCGGGGCCGAGATCCTCGCGCCGGGTTTCGTGGACCTTCAGGTGAATGGCGGCGGCGGGGTGATGCTAAATGATGGCCCCTCGTTGACGCGGCTGGAAACGATGGCCCGCGCCCATGCGGCCTGCGGCACGACGTCGATTCTGCCTACGCTCATTACTGCCACGCCGGAGGTAACGGCGGCGGCGCTGGACTTGGCGGGTGCGGTGGTGCGGGGCGTGATCGGGCTGCACTTGGAAGGGCCGCACCTCGATCCGGTGCGGGCGGGGGCGCATAGCCCGGCGCTGATCCGCGAGATGGGCGAGGATGACCTGCGCCGTCTGCTGGCCGCACCGGGCCGGCTGAAGGTGACGCTGGCCCCGGCCTCGGTGAGCCCGGCACAGGTGACACGGCTGGTGGCGGATGGGGTGCTGGTTTCGCTTGGGCATAGCGATTGCAGCTACGAAGAGGCGAGGCGCTATGTGGAGGCGGGCGCGACCTGCGTGACCCACCTGTTCAACGCGATGAGCCAGTTGGGCAGCCGCGAGCCGGGGCTGGTTGGCGCGGCGTTGGCCGAGGGGCGGGTGAGTGCGGGCGTGATCTGCGACGGGATCCATGTGCACGCCGAAACCCTGCGGATGGCGCAAAGGGCAAAGCAGGGGCCGGGGCGGCTGTTTTTGGTGAGCGATGCGATGGCCTGCGCGGGGAGCGACATTGGCAGCTTCACCCTCGATGGCCGAGAAATACTGCGTCGAGACGGGCGGCTGACGTTGGCAGACGGCACCTTGGCGGGGGCCGATCTGGTGATGGCGCAGGCGGTGCGCAATGCGGTTCGCTTGGTGGGGCTGAGTGTGGAGGAGGCGATTGCCATGGCCACCGGCATCCCGGCGGCGCTGGTGGAGGCGGAGGTGGGGCGGCTGCGGCCCAAGGCACCTGCGGATTTCGTCGCGCTCGACGCGGAGTTGAACGTGCAGCGGGTCTGGCAGGCCGGATCAGAGCTTTAG
- a CDS encoding MarR family winged helix-turn-helix transcriptional regulator encodes MVAEIQHIPGHLIRRLNQISVAVFSDRTAEAGLELTPVQYAVLSTLAETDGLGQASLAGAVAYDKVTIGGVLDRMEQKGLITRRVSPRDRRARELSLTAEGEALLAEAKPVVAALQAEILAGLDTAERNTFLALLQKATEAGNALSRAPLKL; translated from the coding sequence ATGGTGGCAGAGATCCAGCACATTCCCGGGCACCTGATCCGGCGGCTCAACCAGATCTCGGTTGCCGTTTTCTCCGACCGCACCGCAGAGGCAGGGCTGGAGCTGACCCCGGTGCAATATGCCGTGCTCTCCACCCTGGCTGAAACCGATGGGCTGGGGCAGGCGTCGCTGGCAGGCGCGGTGGCCTACGACAAGGTTACAATCGGCGGCGTCCTCGACCGAATGGAGCAGAAGGGGCTGATCACCCGCCGCGTCTCTCCCCGTGATCGCCGCGCCCGCGAACTCTCGCTAACCGCCGAGGGCGAGGCGCTTCTGGCCGAGGCCAAACCCGTGGTCGCTGCGCTTCAGGCCGAAATCCTCGCCGGGCTCGACACCGCCGAGCGCAACACTTTCCTCGCCCTGCTGCAAAAGGCCACCGAAGCAGGCAATGCCCTCAGCCGCGCCCCGCTAAAGCTCTGA
- a CDS encoding cupin domain-containing protein, which translates to MAQLGTLEELPEDYREEMAAAGVAPLWPMMRNVLPHGAPKPVTKPGHWRYEAIRPLLHRAGELTPVEKAERRVLVLSDPGRGVGAMQATSSIYLGLQFLLPGETAPAHVHTPSAVRIIVEGEGGYTVVDGEKLPMQEGDLVLTPGGEWHDHGHEGKEPVVWLDALDLPLFVYLEGSYAEEGPLQNQRNRPDASQIDYRAAGLAPARKLGAHKKRYPMTRYPWARTREALVETMKYDGGPVVELDYINPETGADVLPTMGFTAMMIEAGGEEKPVLRSCSSAFHVIEGSGHSIVNGARIDWAAKDTFTAPVFAEITHHADEEAFLVRIHDRPLQEKLDYYEERSR; encoded by the coding sequence ATGGCGCAACTTGGAACGCTCGAAGAGCTGCCGGAGGACTATCGGGAGGAGATGGCAGCGGCGGGGGTGGCCCCGCTTTGGCCGATGATGCGCAACGTATTGCCCCATGGCGCACCCAAACCCGTCACCAAGCCCGGGCACTGGCGCTACGAGGCGATTCGCCCGCTGCTGCATCGCGCAGGCGAGCTGACCCCGGTGGAAAAAGCCGAGCGCCGGGTGCTGGTGCTCTCTGACCCCGGGCGGGGAGTGGGGGCGATGCAGGCGACCTCTTCAATCTATCTTGGCCTTCAGTTTCTACTGCCGGGCGAAACCGCCCCGGCCCATGTGCATACGCCAAGCGCGGTGCGCATCATTGTGGAGGGCGAGGGCGGCTATACGGTGGTGGACGGAGAGAAACTGCCGATGCAGGAGGGCGACCTAGTGCTGACCCCCGGCGGCGAGTGGCATGACCACGGGCACGAGGGCAAGGAGCCGGTGGTTTGGCTCGATGCGCTTGATCTTCCGCTGTTTGTATACCTCGAAGGCTCCTATGCCGAAGAGGGCCCGCTGCAGAACCAGCGCAATCGTCCCGATGCCAGCCAGATTGACTATCGCGCTGCAGGGTTGGCCCCGGCCCGCAAGCTCGGTGCGCATAAGAAGCGCTATCCGATGACGCGTTACCCATGGGCCCGCACACGCGAGGCGCTGGTGGAAACCATGAAATACGATGGCGGCCCGGTGGTGGAGCTGGATTACATCAACCCCGAGACCGGCGCTGATGTGCTGCCTACCATGGGCTTCACCGCGATGATGATCGAGGCCGGGGGCGAGGAAAAGCCGGTGCTGCGCAGTTGCTCCAGCGCCTTCCACGTGATCGAGGGCAGCGGGCACTCCATCGTCAACGGCGCGCGCATCGACTGGGCCGCGAAAGACACCTTTACTGCCCCGGTCTTTGCCGAAATCACCCATCACGCGGATGAGGAAGCCTTTCTCGTTCGCATCCATGACCGCCCGCTTCAGGAGAAGCTGGACTACTACGAGGAACGCAGCCGATGA
- a CDS encoding fumarylacetoacetate hydrolase family protein: MTDYLFDAPEVQSIPVKGEAAEYPIHRIFCVGRNYAAHAAEMGFEVDREAPFYFSKQLHSVLATGGTLPYPPGTEDFHFEMELVVALGAEVFKGTPEQGAAAVYAYGCGLDMTRRDQQIASRNKKRPWMLGKDVEGSCVLSPMTKASEFAVGEQRIHLEVNGEQKQDSTLDLLIHKVPEVLAHLSGFYHLRPGDIILTGTPEGVGPVVAGDKITGGIDGLDPIALNIGPAE; the protein is encoded by the coding sequence ATGACCGATTACCTTTTTGACGCCCCCGAGGTGCAGAGCATCCCCGTGAAGGGCGAGGCCGCCGAATACCCGATTCACCGGATTTTCTGCGTGGGGCGCAACTATGCCGCCCATGCGGCCGAGATGGGATTTGAGGTGGACCGGGAGGCGCCGTTCTACTTTTCGAAACAGCTGCACTCGGTGCTGGCGACGGGCGGCACCCTGCCTTACCCGCCGGGGACCGAGGACTTCCACTTTGAGATGGAGCTTGTGGTGGCGCTGGGGGCCGAAGTGTTCAAAGGCACGCCTGAGCAGGGCGCGGCGGCGGTTTATGCCTATGGTTGCGGGCTGGACATGACCCGACGCGACCAGCAGATCGCATCGCGCAACAAGAAGCGGCCGTGGATGCTGGGCAAGGATGTTGAAGGCTCCTGCGTGCTTTCGCCGATGACAAAGGCGAGCGAATTTGCCGTGGGCGAACAGCGGATTCATCTGGAGGTGAATGGCGAGCAGAAGCAGGACAGCACGCTCGACCTGCTCATTCACAAGGTGCCCGAGGTGCTCGCCCACCTGTCTGGCTTTTACCACCTGCGGCCCGGCGACATCATCCTGACCGGCACCCCCGAGGGGGTTGGCCCGGTGGTGGCGGGTGACAAGATTACTGGCGGGATCGACGGGCTTGACCCGATTGCGCTGAACATCGGGCCGGCGGAATGA
- the maiA gene encoding maleylacetoacetate isomerase, translating to MRFHGYFRSSSSYRCRIACNLKGVAYDFVSVHLAQGQQKAEGFKGLNPQALVPAFELDDGEVLTQSPAILEWLDETHPEPKLLPDDPLERAHVRAFCAAIACEIHPLQNLRVLQYLRAEYGQGQEGVEAWCQRWIGDGLAACEALLAKRPAQTFCFGDAPGMADIYLVPQVFSAARFKVDLSEMPNVTRIAATCNALPAFAEAHPSKQPDAE from the coding sequence ATGAGGTTTCACGGCTACTTCCGGTCTTCCTCGTCCTACAGGTGCAGGATCGCCTGCAACCTGAAGGGCGTGGCGTATGACTTTGTGTCAGTCCACCTGGCGCAGGGGCAGCAGAAGGCGGAGGGCTTCAAAGGGCTGAACCCGCAAGCCCTCGTGCCCGCCTTTGAGCTGGACGACGGGGAGGTGCTGACCCAGAGCCCGGCGATTCTGGAGTGGCTCGACGAAACGCACCCGGAGCCGAAGCTGCTGCCCGATGATCCGTTAGAGCGGGCGCATGTGAGAGCCTTTTGCGCCGCCATCGCCTGCGAGATCCACCCGCTGCAAAACCTGCGGGTGCTGCAATACCTGCGGGCCGAATATGGGCAGGGGCAAGAGGGTGTGGAGGCCTGGTGCCAGCGCTGGATCGGCGATGGGCTGGCGGCCTGCGAGGCGCTTTTGGCCAAGCGCCCGGCGCAGACCTTCTGCTTTGGCGATGCGCCGGGCATGGCAGACATCTACCTTGTGCCTCAGGTGTTCTCGGCAGCGCGGTTCAAGGTGGACTTGAGCGAGATGCCCAACGTCACCCGCATCGCGGCGACCTGCAACGCCCTCCCCGCCTTTGCCGAAGCGCACCCGAGCAAGCAGCCAGATGCCGAGTAG
- a CDS encoding TRAP transporter small permease gives MLRFMIGLARTMALAGGVVLVVLILLTCISVAGRGLNTFAHSDFLEGLAAGLAEMIKSSGAGPVNGDFEIVEAGIAFAIFSFLPICQLFSAHATVDVFTSFLSRRANALIMTFWEIVFTIVVLLITWRLYFGLEDKIGNGETSLLLQFPIWWAYLASFTAAVVAALVAVYCAIGRIMELTTDQHWLPKAEGAAH, from the coding sequence GTGCTTAGATTCATGATTGGCTTGGCGCGCACCATGGCCCTTGCTGGCGGTGTGGTGCTGGTTGTTCTGATCCTGCTGACCTGCATCAGCGTGGCGGGACGCGGGCTGAACACCTTTGCACATTCGGATTTCCTTGAAGGCCTTGCCGCCGGACTGGCCGAGATGATCAAGTCGAGCGGGGCTGGCCCCGTCAACGGCGATTTCGAGATCGTCGAGGCGGGCATCGCCTTTGCGATCTTCTCCTTCCTGCCGATCTGCCAGCTCTTCAGCGCCCATGCGACGGTGGATGTGTTTACCTCCTTCCTGTCGCGCCGGGCCAACGCGCTCATCATGACCTTTTGGGAGATTGTCTTTACCATCGTGGTGCTGCTCATCACGTGGCGGCTCTACTTTGGCCTCGAAGACAAGATTGGCAATGGCGAGACCTCGCTGCTGCTGCAGTTCCCGATCTGGTGGGCCTATCTCGCAAGTTTCACTGCCGCCGTGGTGGCCGCATTGGTGGCGGTTTACTGCGCCATCGGGCGCATCATGGAGCTGACAACCGATCAGCACTGGCTTCCCAAGGCAGAAGGAGCAGCACATTGA
- a CDS encoding TRAP transporter large permease, translating into MTVLELGYASFPILLVMIFMRAPIGLSMLVVGIGGLYYATGGTTVFLAKLKSEVYTTFSSYSLSIIPMFLLMGQFATLSGMSTALFKAAESWLGHRKGGVAMASVGACAGFGSICGSSLATAATMSRVALPELRAYGYSGGFSTATLAAGGTLGILIPPSVILVIYAILTEQNIAKLFLAAFIPGILAAIGYMITISIYVRMYPDAAGTREPVPYAERLKALLDVWPVLLVFGLVVGGIYLGWFTPTEGAAVGAAGTGLIALVSGQLDWARFKESIIATAQATAMIFFIVLGAGFYNAFLALSQVPQELSNTIVGLGWSPWMVLIIILAFYLVFGCLMDSLSMILLTIPIFFPIISNLDFGLISLHALQEARFEAWFADAQMWFEGLQAGAIEGMRESRFERALAGANEHMAVLGLGTVADAANLAPAQIAAIYGETTPEVVQAARATLESGGTMDGDALRELGLRGATEANLARVSLEHVAIWFGILVLIVVEVGLITPPVGMNLFIINAMDRTTPMVETYKAVMWFVTSDILRVAILVAFPIITLFLIPI; encoded by the coding sequence TTGACCGTGCTTGAGCTGGGATACGCCTCGTTCCCCATTCTCCTCGTGATGATCTTCATGCGGGCGCCGATTGGCCTTTCCATGCTCGTCGTGGGCATCGGTGGGCTTTATTACGCGACCGGGGGCACGACCGTTTTTCTCGCAAAGCTGAAGAGCGAGGTTTACACCACCTTTTCAAGCTACTCGCTGAGCATCATCCCGATGTTCCTGCTGATGGGGCAGTTCGCGACGCTTTCGGGCATGTCGACGGCGCTGTTCAAGGCCGCCGAGAGCTGGCTGGGCCACCGAAAGGGCGGCGTTGCGATGGCCTCGGTCGGGGCCTGTGCGGGCTTCGGCTCGATCTGCGGCTCCTCGCTCGCCACCGCGGCCACCATGAGCCGGGTCGCCCTGCCCGAGCTGCGCGCCTATGGCTATTCGGGCGGGTTCAGCACAGCAACGCTGGCTGCTGGCGGCACGCTTGGCATCCTCATTCCGCCCTCGGTGATCCTCGTGATCTACGCGATCCTGACCGAGCAGAACATCGCCAAGCTGTTCCTCGCGGCCTTCATCCCCGGCATTCTCGCCGCGATCGGCTACATGATTACCATCAGCATCTACGTGCGGATGTATCCTGACGCTGCCGGCACCCGTGAGCCTGTGCCTTACGCCGAGCGTTTGAAGGCCCTGCTAGACGTGTGGCCGGTGCTCCTGGTGTTTGGCCTCGTGGTGGGCGGTATCTACCTTGGCTGGTTCACCCCCACCGAGGGGGCCGCCGTGGGCGCGGCTGGCACTGGCCTTATTGCGCTGGTCAGCGGCCAGCTTGATTGGGCGCGGTTTAAGGAGAGCATCATTGCCACCGCACAGGCGACGGCGATGATCTTTTTCATCGTGCTGGGCGCGGGCTTTTACAATGCCTTCCTCGCCCTCAGCCAGGTGCCGCAGGAACTATCCAACACCATCGTCGGCCTCGGCTGGAGCCCGTGGATGGTGCTGATCATCATCCTCGCCTTCTACCTCGTCTTCGGCTGCCTGATGGATAGCCTCAGCATGATCCTGCTGACGATCCCGATCTTCTTCCCGATCATCTCCAACCTCGACTTTGGCCTGATCTCGCTGCACGCGCTGCAGGAGGCCCGCTTCGAGGCGTGGTTTGCCGATGCGCAGATGTGGTTTGAGGGGCTACAGGCGGGCGCGATAGAGGGCATGCGGGAGAGCCGGTTTGAACGGGCCTTGGCGGGTGCGAATGAGCATATGGCCGTGCTCGGGCTGGGCACTGTGGCTGATGCGGCAAACCTCGCCCCGGCGCAGATTGCCGCGATCTATGGCGAGACCACGCCCGAAGTTGTGCAGGCTGCCCGCGCGACGCTGGAGAGCGGCGGCACGATGGATGGCGATGCGCTGCGCGAGTTGGGCTTGCGGGGCGCGACCGAGGCCAACCTTGCCCGCGTCAGCCTTGAGCATGTCGCCATCTGGTTTGGCATCCTCGTGCTGATCGTGGTGGAGGTGGGCCTCATCACGCCGCCGGTGGGGATGAACCTCTTCATCATCAACGCGATGGACCGGACAACCCCGATGGTGGAGACCTACAAGGCGGTCATGTGGTTTGTCACATCCGACATCCTGCGCGTGGCGATTCTTGTGGCTTTCCCCATCATCACGCTCTTCCTCATTCCGATCTGA
- a CDS encoding SDR family NAD(P)-dependent oxidoreductase: MDISGTVALVTGGGSGLGAATVRHLAELGAKVAVLDFNAEAAEAVAAEVGGAACPADVSDEAAVKAAVEKAAADLGEAPRIAVNCAGLGLAARIVGREGKLSIDMFEKVLKVNLFGTYYVMSHAARLMQELPAANEDGERGVIVNTASAAYQDGQLGQAAYAASKGGVASMCLPAAREFAKTGIRVNAIAPGLFNTPMMESLPEETTAAIVANVPYPHRLGHPREYALLVQHMVENPYLNGEVIRLDGATRLPPR, from the coding sequence ATGGATATCAGCGGAACGGTAGCCCTCGTCACGGGTGGCGGCAGCGGGCTTGGAGCGGCGACGGTGCGGCATCTGGCCGAGCTTGGCGCCAAGGTGGCTGTGCTCGACTTCAACGCCGAGGCGGCGGAAGCCGTGGCGGCGGAAGTGGGCGGCGCGGCCTGCCCGGCGGATGTGTCTGACGAGGCGGCGGTGAAGGCCGCAGTGGAAAAGGCCGCGGCAGACTTGGGCGAGGCCCCGCGCATCGCGGTGAACTGCGCAGGCCTTGGCCTTGCGGCGCGCATCGTGGGCCGGGAGGGCAAGCTCTCGATCGACATGTTCGAAAAGGTGCTAAAGGTGAACCTCTTCGGCACCTATTACGTGATGTCCCACGCCGCGCGGCTGATGCAGGAGTTGCCAGCGGCGAACGAGGATGGCGAGCGCGGCGTTATCGTGAACACCGCCAGCGCCGCCTATCAGGACGGCCAGCTTGGCCAGGCGGCCTATGCGGCCTCCAAGGGTGGCGTGGCCTCGATGTGCCTGCCGGCGGCCCGGGAATTTGCCAAGACGGGCATTCGCGTGAACGCCATTGCCCCCGGCCTCTTCAACACTCCGATGATGGAGAGCCTGCCGGAAGAAACCACCGCGGCCATCGTCGCCAACGTGCCCTACCCCCACCGCCTCGGCCACCCGCGCGAATACGCGCTGCTGGTGCAGCACATGGTGGAAAACCCCTACCTCAACGGCGAGGTCATCCGGCTGGATGGCGCAACCCGCCTTCCCCCGCGATAA
- a CDS encoding crotonase/enoyl-CoA hydratase family protein — protein MSDMLKIEVRDDGIAVLTMNRPGKRNAMCDELLEAIDGFFRAIPEGVRVVVLTGTEGHFCSGLDLSEHKARDAEGTMRHSRGWHEVMERIQFGGVPVVSAMFGAVIGGGLELATSTHVRIAEPSTIFQLPEGRRGIFVGGGATVRVGRILGADRMIEMMLTGRKYGHEEGKALGLAHYAVGEGEALELAMDLARKIASNAPLSNYIMVQAIARIEDMAKADGLFTESLCAALTQTSPDALEGLAAFLEKRAPKFS, from the coding sequence ATGAGTGACATGCTGAAGATCGAGGTGCGGGACGACGGCATTGCCGTGCTTACCATGAACCGCCCCGGCAAGCGCAATGCCATGTGCGATGAGCTGCTGGAGGCGATTGATGGCTTCTTCCGCGCCATTCCCGAAGGCGTCCGCGTGGTGGTGCTGACGGGCACCGAGGGGCACTTTTGCTCCGGCCTCGACCTGAGCGAGCACAAGGCGCGCGATGCCGAGGGCACCATGCGCCACTCGCGTGGCTGGCATGAAGTGATGGAGCGCATCCAGTTTGGCGGCGTGCCGGTGGTGTCGGCGATGTTCGGCGCGGTGATTGGCGGCGGGCTGGAGCTGGCCACCTCGACCCATGTGCGGATTGCGGAGCCTTCAACGATCTTCCAACTGCCCGAGGGGCGGCGCGGAATTTTCGTGGGCGGCGGTGCAACCGTGCGCGTGGGCCGCATTCTTGGCGCCGACCGGATGATCGAGATGATGCTGACCGGCCGGAAATATGGCCATGAAGAGGGCAAGGCGCTAGGGCTCGCCCACTATGCTGTGGGCGAAGGCGAGGCGCTGGAGCTGGCGATGGATCTGGCCCGCAAGATTGCCTCGAACGCGCCGCTCTCCAACTACATCATGGTGCAGGCGATTGCCCGGATCGAAGACATGGCAAAGGCTGATGGGCTCTTTACCGAAAGTCTCTGTGCCGCCCTGACTCAAACCTCGCCCGATGCGCTGGAGGGCCTTGCTGCCTTCCTCGAAAAGCGCGCGCCGAAGTTTAGCTGA
- a CDS encoding MarR family winged helix-turn-helix transcriptional regulator translates to MATTRPRLVQPEPHDEGLRAHVGYNMKRAFHMIQMDVNATLAPFGLRMVTFSALVVVMENPGLRQSQLAELLAIERPNLVVILDELEQAGLLTRDRAPDDRRAYALHVTAKGLALGEEARLAVQAHDKRMTEGLDETELNSLITAMRRIERNGKEGRSPK, encoded by the coding sequence ATGGCCACCACGCGCCCCCGGCTGGTGCAGCCCGAGCCGCATGACGAGGGGCTGAGGGCGCATGTCGGCTACAACATGAAGCGGGCGTTTCACATGATCCAGATGGATGTGAACGCCACGCTCGCCCCCTTCGGCCTGCGGATGGTGACCTTTTCCGCGCTGGTGGTGGTGATGGAAAACCCCGGCCTGAGGCAATCGCAACTGGCGGAGCTTCTGGCCATCGAGCGGCCCAACCTCGTGGTGATCCTCGACGAGTTGGAGCAGGCCGGGCTGCTCACCCGCGACCGCGCCCCGGACGATCGCCGCGCCTATGCGCTGCATGTGACCGCAAAGGGCCTGGCCCTTGGCGAGGAGGCCCGGCTGGCTGTGCAGGCGCATGACAAACGCATGACCGAAGGCCTCGACGAAACCGAGCTGAACTCGCTGATCACCGCCATGAGGCGGATCGAACGTAATGGTAAAGAGGGGAGGAGCCCGAAATGA